The genome window ACGCCGCATTCGTCTATGACGCCCGAAACGACCTTGCCCGAACCCGTTTCTTCAATAAGCGCGCACGCGCGCTCTATTGCAAGCTCGCACATATGAGGGTCAAGGCCCTTTTCAAAGCGCGACGACGCCTCGCTTCTTAATCCCAGCGTCTTTGACGTGGTGCGTATCGAGTGGCCGTTGAAGTTTGCAGCTTCAAATACTATAGTCGTAGTATCGTCGTTTATTACGCTGTGCTCTCCGCCCATGACGCCTGCTACCGCGACGGGCTTATCCGCATCGCAGATAACGAGCATATCGGGCGTAAGCGTGCGTTCTATCTCGTCGAGCGTAACGAGCTTTTCGCCTGCCTCGGCGTTTCTTACTATTATGTGTCTGCCGCCTATAAGCTTGTGGTCAAAGGCGTGCATCGGAATGCCCATTTCAAGCATTACGTAATTTGTTATGTCAACTATATTGTTTATCGGACGTACTCCCGCCATCGTGAGACGCTTTTGAATATAAGCGGGGGAGGGAGCTATGCGGACGTCCTTTACGACCTTTAGCATATATCTGGGACATAGGTCAAAATTTTTAACTTCCGCCGATATGTAATTATCTATATTGTCGTTTTCGTCGGGCGTGTATTTAAGGCTTGGAAGCTTAAACGGTCTTTTGAACGTAGCGGCGGCCTCGCGTCCTATGCCCGTCATGCAGAGGCAGTCGGGGCGGTTCGGCGTTATCTCAAATTCAACGATGACCTCGTTAAGACCAAGCGCGGTCTTAACGTCCTCGCCTACGGTGTAGCTGTCGTTAAGAATAAGTATGCCGTCCTCTATAGCGCCGGGGAAGTCCTCGACGCTCAGCTCGAGCTCGCCGACGGAGCAGAGCATTCCAAATGATTCGACGCCGCGCATCTTACTCTTTTTTATAGACTTTCCGCCGGGCAGCTTCGCTCCGTCGAGAGCCGCCGGAACTATGTCGCCCTCGCGCACATTAGTTGCGCCCGTGATTATCTGAACGGGTTCGCCCTTGCCTACGTCCATGCTGCATACTACGAGCTTGTCGGCGTTCGGATGCTTTTCTATCTTTAATATCTTTGCGATAACTACGTTCTGTATTGCGTCGCCCGTCGATTCAAAGGATTCGACCTTTGATCCCGACATAGTCATTGCCTCGCAGAACTCGCGCGCCTCTATATCTGTAACCTGTACGTAATCGTTTATCCAGCTTAACGGTGTTTTCATACTGCACTACCTCCAAAATTAAAACTGATTTAAGAATCTCAGATCGTTCTCATAGAAAAGCCTCAGATCGTTTATGTTGTATTTTCTCATAACGATGCGTTCAAGGCCTATGCCGAATGCGAATCCCGAGTATTCTTCGGGGTCAAGGCCGCAGTTGCGAAGCACATTGGGATGCACCATGCCGCTGCCCAAGATCTCTATCCAGCCTTCGTTCTTGCAAAGCGAGCAGCCCTTGCCGCCGCAGGCAAAGCAGCGTATATCCATTTCGGCCGAAGGCTCGGTGAACGGGAAGTTGTGCGGTCTGAACCTCACCGCCGTATCGTCGCCGTAAAGCGACTTTGCAAAAACTTCGAGCGTACCCTTTAAGTCGGCCATCGTAACTCCCTTGTCAACTACGAGACCTTCTATCTGATGGAAAACGGGGGAATGCGTGGCGTCGACCGCGTCGGAGCGGTAAACGCGTCCGGGAGCGATTATCTTTATAGGAGGCTTCATATTCTCCATCGTGCGTATCTGCACGGGAGAAGTCTGAGTGCGAAGTACTATTTTATCCGTAATATAGAAGGTGTCGGCCACGTCGCGCGACGGGTGGTCGGACGGAATATTGAGCGCGTCAAAATTGTAGTAGGTGTATTCCACTTCCGGCCCCGTAGCTATCGAGAAGCCCATGCCGAGGAATATGTCGTAGAGCTCGTCAAGTACCTGCGTAAGCGGGTTCTTTTTGCCTATAGCGTGAACGCGGCCCGGCATCGTAACGTCTATGGTCTCCGACTTAAGGCGCTGCTCTATAAGAAAAGCCGAAAGCTTTGCCTTCTTTTCTTCGATATCGGCCTCGATCTTTGCTCTTACTTCGTTCGCTATCTTGCCCATAACGGGGCGCTCCTCTGCGGAAAGCTGTCCCATCTGGCGAAGTATTGCCGTAAGCTCTCCTTTTTTTCCGAGATAGTTTATACGTATGTTCTCAAGCTCGGACGCGGTCTTGACTTTTTCAAGATCGCTTTTTACCTTCTCATGCATGCTAAGAAGCTTTTCTTTCATATTGCTTTCACCTCAAAAATACTTAAATATTTATTTGCTTTATATAAAAATAAAAAATCCCTATGCGCTTTGCACATAGGGGCGCATAAAATGCGCGGTACCACCCTGATTTTTCGCTTCGGTCGAAACTTTTGACGTCATAAAACGACTCCGCTTTAACGCAGCGCATACGGCCCGACCTACTTGCAAAGCAGCGTTCAGAAGGGCGACTCGGGCATGAAATTTCACAAAAGCGGCGAAAAAACGCTTTCAGCCGCGGCGTTTCATCTCTTTATCGCGAAATGCTTTTGCTTATATGTGCCGTCACAGTCGATATATTTATCTACAATATAATACTATTCTTTCTTTTGCTTGTCAACAAAAAAGCATCTGATTTTTACTGCGCCGCGTAAATTTGACGAACATGAATAATTATGATAGAATATTTTGAAATACACGCGCCGCCTTTTGCGGTCTGCAAGCCGGAGGAAACGTATGATTATCGGCGTAGGCATCGATCTCGTTGAAATAGCAAGGATAGAAAGGCTCATCGCAGATCCGCGCTTTCTATCTAAGGTGTATTCCGAAACGGAACGCGATTATATAAAATCGCAGGGAAAGGCGGCAGCTCAGAGCGCGGCAGGA of Clostridia bacterium contains these proteins:
- the pheS gene encoding phenylalanine--tRNA ligase subunit alpha, encoding MKEKLLSMHEKVKSDLEKVKTASELENIRINYLGKKGELTAILRQMGQLSAEERPVMGKIANEVRAKIEADIEEKKAKLSAFLIEQRLKSETIDVTMPGRVHAIGKKNPLTQVLDELYDIFLGMGFSIATGPEVEYTYYNFDALNIPSDHPSRDVADTFYITDKIVLRTQTSPVQIRTMENMKPPIKIIAPGRVYRSDAVDATHSPVFHQIEGLVVDKGVTMADLKGTLEVFAKSLYGDDTAVRFRPHNFPFTEPSAEMDIRCFACGGKGCSLCKNEGWIEILGSGMVHPNVLRNCGLDPEEYSGFAFGIGLERIVMRKYNINDLRLFYENDLRFLNQF
- a CDS encoding phenylalanine--tRNA ligase subunit beta — its product is MKTPLSWINDYVQVTDIEAREFCEAMTMSGSKVESFESTGDAIQNVVIAKILKIEKHPNADKLVVCSMDVGKGEPVQIITGATNVREGDIVPAALDGAKLPGGKSIKKSKMRGVESFGMLCSVGELELSVEDFPGAIEDGILILNDSYTVGEDVKTALGLNEVIVEFEITPNRPDCLCMTGIGREAAATFKRPFKLPSLKYTPDENDNIDNYISAEVKNFDLCPRYMLKVVKDVRIAPSPAYIQKRLTMAGVRPINNIVDITNYVMLEMGIPMHAFDHKLIGGRHIIVRNAEAGEKLVTLDEIERTLTPDMLVICDADKPVAVAGVMGGEHSVINDDTTTIVFEAANFNGHSIRTTSKTLGLRSEASSRFEKGLDPHMCELAIERACALIEETGSGKVVSGVIDECGVLESAATVKLDADKINRFLGAEIPREDMVKTLELLDFKVEGDDIYVPSFRADVSHWADIAEEVARIYGYDKIPSTLYSGSGSQAMLTPVQKFEKKAADVLLSNGCFEIFTYSFISPKAFDMLGIPADDKLRDTVKISNPLGEDTSVMRTTTLHSMLDALARNYNFKNTEASLFEISNVYIKNEDETKLPDEQKKITIGTLTGDFFDLKGIVESLFANLHVGGAQIRPMTDDPVFHPGRAAAYSVGKRDFAVLGEIHPRVAANYGIDKPVYCAVIDLASAYRYSKKNISYNPLPRFPAITRDLAFVTERSMLSGDVETVIKKYAGKLLERVTLFDVYEGKQIGEGKKSMAYSVILRDREKTLTDKNADEVVAKILKGLSKDLGVELRS